A region from the Verrucomicrobiota bacterium genome encodes:
- the tnpA gene encoding IS200/IS605 family transposase, which translates to MPQSLSAVYIHLVFSTKDHRPQLRDQEFRTNLHAYLGGIAKQLECAPIIVGGVEDHVHLLLRLGRTISQADLVKELKRVSHQWVKDMGGEYKDFAWQKGYGVFSVSQSNLETVTEYIERQEEHHRKLSFQDELRRLLTKHKLEWDEKHLWD; encoded by the coding sequence ATGCCACAATCATTATCGGCCGTTTACATTCATCTGGTGTTTTCCACCAAAGATCACCGGCCACAGTTGCGCGATCAGGAATTCCGAACCAACCTGCATGCATATCTGGGAGGGATTGCGAAACAACTCGAGTGTGCGCCGATTATTGTGGGCGGAGTCGAGGATCATGTGCATTTGCTTTTGCGACTTGGCCGCACGATATCCCAAGCCGACCTGGTCAAGGAACTCAAGCGCGTTTCACATCAATGGGTCAAGGACATGGGCGGGGAGTACAAAGATTTTGCCTGGCAAAAGGGTTATGGGGTGTTTTCCGTCAGCCAGTCCAACCTGGAAACCGTGACCGAATACATTGAGCGTCAGGAGGAGCATCATAGAAAGCTTTCCTTCCAAGACGAATTGCGCCGTTTGTTGACCAAGCACAAACTCGAATGGGATGAAAAACACCTTTGGGATTGA